In Deltaproteobacteria bacterium, the following proteins share a genomic window:
- a CDS encoding MerR family transcriptional regulator codes for MSEKQKSRFRLSELANTAGVAGKTIHFYVREGILPPAQKIREKLALYDETHLRLLRLVQKLQQEKHLPLAFIGQLFRQANYDPEALELSLVAGMYDRVAAGTGFLPGEIDIAQVAMADDNSVSPEFRNTLADMGLINRTDGPLSGEERKIVWSVRSAHEKGVPLVFFAQVLKPIQAIVSRQSATLLEAIDGDASFRQVAEKVGEIDRLINFFIEATKTRQLRLHFEKSYEQSPLTIGKLQKRIYVPSNAFLEKYKIPEQIASIEDDLQRKKKDRHLRLALTEAYLAIGKYEEAAGEAKTLLKHDKGEADALVALGTVYSLLGRTDDAVKTHEHAYRLRPDDARTVAYYAMACLLQAARVGGVISPAQWLKKSLSLFQKSLALTPRRPKDLLEMLFMKGRAYTILPAPLEKVDEGIEALTELLARVDKSDEKTLDLPFNGFNEIYRINVYFFLGEAYHHKGQAKEAQKAWEQVILRDPGSNFGQHAYQAIGSHA; via the coding sequence GAGCTTGCGAATACGGCCGGAGTAGCCGGCAAGACTATCCATTTTTACGTTCGCGAAGGCATTCTTCCGCCCGCGCAGAAAATTCGAGAGAAACTCGCGCTTTACGACGAGACCCACCTTCGGTTGCTCAGGCTTGTGCAAAAGCTGCAACAGGAGAAACATTTACCGCTGGCTTTTATCGGTCAACTGTTCCGACAAGCCAACTACGACCCGGAAGCCCTGGAACTCAGTCTGGTCGCCGGCATGTATGATCGTGTCGCTGCCGGCACAGGTTTCCTGCCAGGAGAAATTGATATTGCCCAAGTTGCAATGGCCGACGATAATTCCGTTTCACCAGAGTTCCGGAACACGTTGGCGGATATGGGGCTGATCAACAGGACCGACGGGCCTCTAAGCGGAGAGGAAAGGAAAATCGTCTGGAGCGTACGTTCCGCTCACGAAAAGGGCGTTCCCTTGGTATTTTTTGCCCAAGTCCTGAAACCGATACAGGCTATCGTATCACGCCAATCCGCCACATTGCTCGAAGCGATCGACGGCGATGCCAGTTTCCGCCAGGTCGCGGAGAAAGTCGGCGAGATCGACCGGTTGATCAACTTTTTTATCGAGGCCACTAAGACCCGTCAGCTCAGGCTTCACTTCGAAAAGTCGTATGAGCAGAGTCCTTTGACAATAGGGAAGCTTCAGAAGCGAATCTACGTGCCGAGCAACGCTTTTCTGGAGAAGTATAAAATACCAGAGCAAATCGCTTCGATTGAGGATGATTTGCAGCGGAAAAAGAAAGACCGCCATTTACGCCTCGCGCTGACGGAAGCCTACTTGGCAATTGGCAAGTACGAGGAGGCAGCTGGCGAAGCCAAAACCTTGTTAAAGCATGATAAGGGAGAAGCCGATGCCTTGGTAGCATTGGGGACAGTGTACTCACTGCTGGGACGCACAGACGACGCAGTTAAAACCCATGAGCACGCTTACCGGCTACGGCCGGATGATGCGCGAACCGTAGCGTACTATGCGATGGCATGTTTGCTTCAGGCAGCACGTGTGGGTGGTGTGATATCCCCGGCTCAATGGCTCAAAAAGTCACTTTCTCTTTTCCAGAAGAGTCTCGCACTCACTCCTAGGCGGCCCAAGGATCTCCTCGAAATGCTGTTTATGAAGGGCAGAGCTTACACGATTCTGCCTGCGCCGTTAGAAAAGGTGGATGAGGGCATCGAAGCCCTTACAGAGCTTCTTGCCCGTGTGGACAAATCGGATGAAAAGACGTTGGATCTGCCGTTTAACGGTTTCAACGAAATCTACCGTATCAATGTCTATTTCTTTCTGGGGGAGGCTTACCACCACAAAGGCCAAGCAAAGGAAGCCCAGAAGGCCTGGGAGCAGGTCATTCTCCGTGACCCTGGATCGAATTTCGGACAGCACGCGTATCAGGCGATCGGATCACACGCCTAG
- a CDS encoding DUF2505 family protein: MMQSFKFEHRFSLPPVHLVRLLDDLAFRQYLVDNLANVHASERIRFDDTGYERFKTIRVYPKMNLPSWIERAFKDPESYFEMNYRLDKTRMVEKIEGTSHFGKVIGEVVYLPEGLSGTIRRFQGEFSCRFSVIGPAIEKFYLRHMGDMQDMEADLTQKYIASRNVAVMPPQMRKSHV; this comes from the coding sequence ATGATGCAGTCTTTTAAATTTGAACACCGGTTCTCCCTGCCTCCAGTTCATCTGGTCCGGCTGCTGGATGATCTGGCTTTCCGGCAGTATCTCGTCGACAACCTAGCCAATGTTCATGCATCCGAACGGATCCGCTTTGACGACACCGGCTACGAGCGTTTCAAGACGATTCGAGTCTATCCTAAAATGAACCTGCCCTCATGGATCGAACGCGCCTTCAAGGATCCCGAAAGTTACTTCGAGATGAATTACCGGCTCGACAAGACACGGATGGTGGAAAAAATTGAGGGAACCTCGCACTTTGGCAAAGTAATCGGAGAAGTCGTATACCTGCCCGAAGGGCTCAGTGGTACTATCCGACGTTTTCAGGGCGAGTTCAGCTGCAGGTTCAGTGTGATTGGCCCAGCGATAGAAAAATTCTACCTCCGGCACATGGGCGACATGCAGGACATGGAGGCCGATCTGACTCAAAAATATATTGCCAGCAGGAACGTGGCCGTAATGCCACCCCAGATGAGGAAGTCGCATGTCTGA
- a CDS encoding MBL fold metallo-hydrolase — protein MIERPLTLVDAGLNSPASWHSFEEQLNAMGYRPEQFERILITHAHPDHFGFAERVRKLSGAQVYIGEHSFSTFALSDTDVVAQHRQVYRDYFIRLGLDDQIFASLAMMGEMMRSMAPQIHGEVIPVKDGDVIPFEDFSLQVLYTPGHTREIVCYFEPKQKFIFSSDHLLQETSPNPIIDLGPDGEKDYSCKFESLVSYYEQIERVRKLDVRCVLPGHGLPFSGHDAVISSLLGFYELRQHKMLKVMNQEGPITVKRLAELMFPKAQGMQVFLAVCELLGNLEVMAKQHKVRSEFDGHVYLFERLPANTA, from the coding sequence GTGATCGAACGTCCGCTGACTCTGGTCGATGCAGGCCTGAATAGCCCCGCTTCGTGGCACTCGTTTGAAGAGCAGTTGAACGCGATGGGCTACCGGCCGGAACAGTTCGAACGGATACTGATCACCCATGCACACCCCGACCATTTCGGCTTTGCGGAACGGGTACGCAAACTCTCTGGAGCACAGGTTTATATCGGCGAACACTCCTTCTCCACGTTCGCGTTAAGCGATACGGATGTGGTCGCCCAGCACCGGCAGGTGTACCGGGACTATTTTATCCGCCTGGGTCTTGATGACCAGATATTCGCGTCGCTGGCAATGATGGGCGAGATGATGCGGTCGATGGCGCCACAAATACATGGGGAGGTCATCCCGGTGAAAGACGGCGACGTCATTCCTTTTGAGGATTTTAGCCTTCAGGTTCTCTACACGCCGGGCCACACGCGTGAAATCGTCTGCTATTTTGAGCCGAAGCAGAAATTTATATTTTCGAGCGACCACCTGCTTCAAGAGACGAGCCCGAATCCGATCATTGACCTTGGCCCCGACGGGGAAAAGGACTATTCTTGTAAGTTTGAGTCACTAGTAAGTTATTACGAGCAAATTGAGCGGGTCAGGAAACTGGATGTACGATGCGTTTTGCCCGGTCACGGGTTGCCCTTTTCGGGACACGATGCTGTTATTTCCTCCCTACTGGGCTTCTATGAACTTCGCCAGCACAAGATGCTGAAGGTAATGAACCAAGAAGGACCAATAACGGTCAAGCGACTCGCCGAACTCATGTTTCCCAAAGCGCAGGGCATGCAAGTTTTTCTTGCAGTCTGCGAGCTCCTTGGAAACCTCGAGGTTATGGCAAAACAACACAAGGTTCGCTCCGAATTTGATGGCCACGTCTACTTATTTGAAAGACTGCCCGCTAATACGGCATGA
- a CDS encoding outer membrane lipoprotein-sorting protein, translating into MKPQTRPLAIVIAALVAAASGYRSNAVAEESPPDVIEIMKKNFMAQKVKDSTQKMTMTLIDARGIKRERKVESYSKLLENQIDQARVARFLSPPDVIGTATLTKENSGGDDDIWIYLPALKKIRRLVASNKKDSFMGSDFSYGDVITPRVEDWKHTLLRIEKCGANDCYVVESVPVSKDVERNAGSNKRVQWIRTDAFMSVKGEYTDLAGRPFKEFHAEDIWEVDKTLHRWMPKKITMKNVQTGGITEITFDDVKVNTGVKDEVFTERYLTR; encoded by the coding sequence ATGAAGCCCCAGACCCGCCCCCTTGCGATCGTTATTGCGGCTCTTGTCGCCGCGGCATCCGGTTACCGGTCGAATGCCGTTGCCGAAGAGAGCCCGCCCGACGTCATCGAGATCATGAAGAAGAACTTCATGGCTCAGAAGGTGAAGGACTCGACGCAGAAGATGACCATGACGCTCATAGACGCCCGAGGTATCAAGCGGGAGCGGAAAGTGGAGTCCTATTCCAAGCTGCTCGAAAACCAGATTGACCAGGCCCGGGTGGCGCGGTTCCTAAGCCCGCCGGATGTGATCGGCACAGCCACGCTGACGAAGGAGAACTCCGGCGGCGACGACGATATCTGGATCTATCTGCCCGCTCTCAAGAAGATCCGCCGGCTGGTCGCCTCGAACAAAAAGGACAGTTTCATGGGGTCGGATTTCTCCTACGGCGACGTGATCACGCCGCGGGTCGAGGATTGGAAGCACACTTTGCTACGTATAGAAAAATGCGGTGCGAACGACTGCTACGTCGTCGAGTCGGTTCCCGTGAGCAAGGACGTGGAGCGTAATGCGGGCAGTAACAAGCGAGTCCAGTGGATCCGCACCGACGCATTCATGTCGGTGAAGGGGGAATACACGGACCTTGCCGGACGTCCGTTCAAGGAGTTCCACGCCGAAGACATATGGGAAGTTGACAAGACGCTTCACCGGTGGATGCCGAAAAAAATCACGATGAAGAACGTCCAGACCGGCGGGATCACGGAGATCACGTTCGATGACGTGAAGGTGAACACTGGCGTGAAGGACGAAGTGTTTACGGAACGCTATCTGACCCGGTGA
- a CDS encoding MMPL family transporter, protein MLRKYVEFIVRYRAWVVAANVAVTLFLGFSLRHLRVEVDPDKNLPQGHPYIKAQNEIDSIFGGKNVVVIGIAPKDGDIFQPALLQKVQRITDKLLLEPGIIRANVLSVSANRAKDIVGTEEGMTVTPFMEYAPESPGELATLKTKLLRNPLYSGSIFSKDMKSAAILADFHFTPELPDFPSVHREIEKIIGPEADGTVEIHYSGFPIAASWMAKYSERMAIYFLIAVVVIGLVHYEAFRTFQGLILPLLTALLAVIWGLGLMGLAGIALDPFNATTPILILAVGAGHAVQILKRYYEEFAVSKDNHRAVIDSTVKVGTVMMTTGVIAMLAFFSLLTFQTTTIRTFGLFTGLGIFAVLIIEMTLIPAMRAMLPSPKLAETNAESVERKLLDGTLERLAPFVSGGGSRTIIVVAAIAFLAWGYGSSRVNIDNSLKPYFSSKDQFFQDDTWLNDRFAGTNTLLFVVEGPGEDSLKDPKVLEAMEGLQNLLQKEEVVGKTMSIVDFVKKMNRSMNADDPKFDSIPDSRELVAQYLFLYSISGGPDDFDAYVTKTYDKAIIQAFLKKDNTSIAEAIIGKVKGYLATEFPPGYNVKIAGSIASSDAMNQVMVQGKIRNIGQIWLIVILLSAIVLRSFVAGLLVTVPLVLSVFGEFALLGYAGWNLDIGTSAILPMAVGIGADYALYFIFRMKEELHKNPDFDKALLASMRTSGKAVFFVSSAITAGYLCLALSPFGFHRKLGILVALAMVISSLGAITVLPALLKYIRPKSFMPSGSDPEKH, encoded by the coding sequence ATGCTGCGTAAATATGTCGAATTCATTGTTCGTTACCGGGCGTGGGTAGTCGCGGCAAACGTGGCGGTCACGCTGTTCCTGGGGTTCAGTTTGCGACACCTGCGGGTCGAAGTGGACCCGGACAAGAACCTTCCTCAGGGCCATCCTTATATAAAAGCGCAGAACGAGATTGACAGTATCTTTGGCGGGAAGAACGTGGTCGTGATCGGTATCGCGCCGAAGGACGGCGATATCTTCCAGCCGGCCCTGCTCCAGAAGGTCCAGCGCATCACCGACAAGCTGCTGCTCGAACCGGGTATCATCCGGGCGAATGTGCTCTCCGTGTCGGCCAACCGGGCGAAGGATATCGTAGGTACCGAAGAGGGTATGACGGTGACGCCGTTCATGGAATACGCGCCCGAGTCCCCCGGAGAACTGGCCACCCTCAAGACGAAACTGCTCAGGAATCCGCTCTATTCCGGTTCCATCTTCTCGAAAGACATGAAGTCGGCGGCGATCCTCGCGGACTTCCATTTCACGCCCGAGCTGCCCGATTTTCCGTCGGTTCACCGGGAGATCGAGAAGATCATTGGGCCTGAAGCGGACGGAACGGTCGAGATCCACTACTCCGGGTTTCCGATCGCCGCTTCGTGGATGGCGAAATACTCCGAACGGATGGCGATCTACTTTCTGATCGCCGTCGTGGTGATCGGCCTTGTTCATTACGAGGCGTTCCGTACGTTCCAGGGGCTCATCCTGCCGCTGCTCACCGCGCTGCTCGCGGTCATCTGGGGCCTTGGGCTGATGGGGCTTGCCGGTATCGCGCTTGATCCGTTCAACGCGACGACGCCGATCCTGATACTCGCCGTGGGCGCCGGGCACGCGGTCCAGATTCTCAAGCGCTACTACGAGGAATTCGCCGTTAGCAAGGACAACCACCGGGCCGTCATCGATTCCACGGTGAAGGTGGGAACTGTCATGATGACCACCGGCGTGATCGCGATGCTGGCGTTTTTCTCGCTGCTGACGTTCCAGACCACAACGATCCGCACCTTCGGTCTTTTTACAGGCCTCGGCATCTTCGCCGTCCTGATCATCGAGATGACGCTCATCCCGGCGATGCGGGCCATGCTGCCGAGCCCCAAGCTCGCCGAAACCAACGCCGAGTCGGTGGAACGCAAGCTGCTGGACGGCACGCTCGAGCGGCTCGCTCCGTTCGTAAGCGGTGGCGGGAGCAGAACCATCATCGTCGTCGCGGCGATCGCCTTCTTGGCTTGGGGTTACGGTTCGTCGCGCGTGAATATAGACAACAGCCTGAAGCCGTACTTCAGCTCGAAGGACCAGTTTTTCCAGGACGATACCTGGCTGAACGACCGTTTCGCCGGTACCAACACGCTGCTTTTCGTCGTGGAGGGGCCGGGCGAGGACTCCCTGAAGGACCCGAAGGTGCTCGAGGCGATGGAGGGGCTCCAGAATCTGCTCCAGAAGGAGGAGGTCGTCGGCAAGACGATGTCCATCGTGGATTTCGTGAAGAAGATGAACCGCTCGATGAACGCTGACGACCCGAAGTTCGATTCGATCCCCGATTCGCGGGAACTTGTGGCCCAGTACCTGTTCCTCTACTCCATCTCCGGGGGCCCCGACGATTTCGACGCCTATGTCACCAAGACTTACGACAAGGCGATCATCCAGGCGTTCCTGAAAAAGGACAACACCTCCATCGCCGAGGCGATTATCGGCAAGGTGAAGGGCTATCTCGCGACAGAATTCCCGCCGGGGTACAATGTGAAAATCGCCGGTTCCATCGCCTCTTCGGACGCCATGAACCAGGTCATGGTGCAGGGCAAGATCCGCAACATCGGCCAGATCTGGCTGATCGTCATCCTCCTGTCCGCGATCGTACTACGCTCGTTTGTGGCGGGTCTGCTGGTGACCGTACCGCTCGTCCTATCGGTGTTCGGGGAGTTCGCGTTGCTGGGCTATGCCGGCTGGAATCTCGACATCGGGACTTCCGCCATCCTGCCGATGGCGGTCGGTATAGGCGCCGACTACGCGCTCTATTTCATCTTCCGGATGAAGGAAGAGCTGCACAAGAATCCGGATTTCGACAAGGCGCTCCTCGCGTCCATGCGGACGTCGGGCAAGGCGGTATTCTTCGTGTCGAGCGCGATCACGGCCGGCTATCTCTGCCTCGCGCTGTCGCCGTTCGGCTTCCACCGCAAGCTCGGCATCCTGGTGGCGCTGGCGATGGTCATCAGTTCGCTCGGCGCCATCACGGTTCTGCCGGCGCTTCTCAAATACATCCGTCCCAAGTCGTTCATGCCATCCGGCAGTGACCCCGAAAAGCACTGA
- a CDS encoding TetR/AcrR family transcriptional regulator, producing the protein MPRYSSKQRQKDEAFRHRQEILETALKVFAEKGFSAATMQDVARAARFSVGKLYLHFPSKDALYRELLKMYVDELLGRVEKALAVQGSAPVRIAAAVHEELQYFEEHPMLLRLFVSETLGFELRLHAQFGQNIVAKYQRFQKGLTEVFAEGIAAGEFQGFSDTELTLKLSGILNAVITAEIHQPSGRNVGEMTSLVLRLFGESPLAEVAKSRPLKKRK; encoded by the coding sequence ATGCCGCGGTATTCCAGCAAACAGCGACAGAAGGACGAGGCATTTCGCCATCGGCAGGAAATCCTTGAGACAGCGCTGAAGGTTTTTGCGGAGAAGGGCTTCTCAGCCGCCACCATGCAGGACGTCGCCCGTGCCGCGCGGTTTTCAGTGGGCAAACTGTACCTTCATTTTCCTAGCAAGGATGCCTTGTACCGGGAACTGCTAAAAATGTACGTGGACGAACTGCTGGGCCGGGTTGAAAAGGCACTGGCAGTACAGGGTTCGGCACCGGTCCGGATAGCCGCGGCTGTCCATGAGGAACTCCAGTATTTCGAAGAGCACCCCATGCTGCTCAGGCTTTTCGTGAGCGAAACCTTGGGTTTTGAACTCCGGCTTCATGCCCAGTTCGGTCAAAATATCGTAGCCAAATACCAGCGTTTTCAGAAGGGCCTCACGGAGGTTTTTGCCGAGGGTATTGCCGCCGGCGAATTTCAGGGATTTTCAGACACCGAGCTGACTCTCAAGCTCTCAGGTATCCTGAATGCGGTCATAACCGCCGAAATCCATCAGCCATCGGGAAGAAATGTCGGCGAAATGACCAGCCTTGTGCTTCGGCTATTTGGGGAATCGCCATTGGCCGAGGTCGCAAAGTCCCGTCCCCTGAAGAAGAGGAAATAA
- a CDS encoding DDE-type integrase/transposase/recombinase, whose protein sequence is MPGIHVAKSTIERYRVRHPRRPPPQIWKTFVTNHAEDIVACDCFTVPTVTFDVLYGFVMLSPDRREIIHFNVTDRPTAEWTTRQLVQAFPNDTAPRFLIRDNDSIYGEEFRQATANLNIRELPIRPRTPVVNAYAEREIGTIRRECTDRVIVLNEEHLRKTLRQYVEYRNRNRTSVPDLATPLAT, encoded by the coding sequence ATGCCTGGTATCCACGTCGCCAAGTCGACAATCGAGAGATACCGGGTCCGCCATCCCCGCAGACCGCCGCCCCAGATCTGGAAAACCTTTGTCACAAATCATGCCGAGGATATTGTCGCCTGCGACTGCTTTACCGTTCCCACGGTCACCTTCGATGTACTCTATGGTTTCGTAATGCTGTCCCCCGACCGGCGGGAAATCATCCACTTCAATGTGACCGATCGCCCCACTGCCGAATGGACCACTCGTCAGCTTGTTCAGGCGTTCCCTAACGACACCGCACCGCGTTTTCTGATCCGTGACAACGACAGCATCTACGGGGAGGAGTTCCGCCAGGCAACGGCCAACCTGAATATCCGGGAGTTGCCGATCCGTCCCCGGACGCCCGTCGTGAACGCCTATGCTGAACGGGAGATCGGCACGATCCGACGCGAGTGCACCGACCGTGTAATTGTCCTGAACGAGGAGCACCTGCGAAAGACTCTCCGGCAATATGTCGAGTACCGCAATCGGAACCGAACCAGTGTTCCGGATCTGGCCACTCCGTTGGCAACGTAA
- a CDS encoding nucleotidyl transferase AbiEii/AbiGii toxin family protein, producing MSGTSGKSARSVKARLLRLAKERGEDFQLLLVRYANERLLYRLSVSSYREQFVLKGASLFVLWSGKPHRPTRDLDLLGFGDPGEARIRRIFGEIAAIPATDDGIEFDRGSLEVGPIREDQDYGGVRAVMLAHLDTARIRVQVDIGFGDAMTPDAENVELPALLDAPPPKIRIYSRETVVAEKLEAMVRLGLVNSRMKDFYDLAFLSRNFSFEGGLLVQAVRATFERRGTPLPDTLPEALGPSFYEDTGKQRQWAGFLKKSGLDGEPGLPSVIAEITGFVRPLIEAAKGTGKTWIARWRAGGPWRF from the coding sequence ATGAGCGGCACATCCGGGAAATCCGCCCGATCCGTCAAGGCGCGTCTTCTTCGGCTCGCCAAGGAACGCGGAGAAGATTTCCAGCTCCTGCTGGTCCGTTATGCGAACGAGCGGCTCCTCTACCGGCTCTCGGTATCGAGCTACCGGGAACAGTTCGTCCTCAAGGGTGCGTCCCTGTTCGTCCTGTGGAGCGGCAAGCCGCATCGCCCAACGCGCGATCTCGATCTGTTGGGTTTTGGCGATCCCGGGGAAGCGCGTATTCGCCGGATATTCGGGGAAATTGCGGCCATTCCGGCGACGGACGACGGAATCGAGTTTGACCGGGGTTCGCTGGAAGTGGGACCGATAAGGGAAGATCAGGACTACGGTGGCGTGCGAGCGGTAATGCTCGCACATCTCGATACTGCGCGCATTCGCGTGCAGGTGGACATCGGATTTGGAGATGCGATGACACCGGACGCGGAAAATGTGGAGCTGCCCGCACTGCTGGATGCCCCGCCTCCGAAGATAAGGATTTATTCCCGGGAGACAGTCGTAGCCGAGAAACTGGAAGCGATGGTCAGGCTCGGACTTGTGAACAGCCGTATGAAGGATTTCTACGATCTGGCGTTCCTTTCACGAAACTTTTCGTTCGAAGGCGGCCTACTTGTTCAGGCGGTCCGGGCGACCTTCGAGCGGCGTGGAACTCCGCTGCCGGATACATTGCCTGAAGCGCTCGGGCCGTCATTCTACGAAGATACGGGGAAGCAGAGGCAGTGGGCTGGGTTCCTGAAAAAATCCGGGCTGGATGGCGAACCGGGATTGCCCTCGGTCATTGCAGAGATCACTGGTTTCGTTCGACCCTTGATTGAAGCGGCGAAGGGAACCGGAAAAACATGGATAGCCCGATGGCGTGCAGGCGGACCTTGGCGTTTCTAG
- a CDS encoding type IV toxin-antitoxin system AbiEi family antitoxin domain-containing protein: MPLLHTNVSRLLKIAETGPFRARDLDRYGIPRAYLKRLSDRGLIERVDRGLYRSAKAPASELHTLAEACKRVPHMTICLLSALQVHGLTTESPHAVWGMIETRARTPKVAYPPLVIVRASGSAWTYGVESRTVEGATVRVTTPAKTVADCFRYRNDVGLETALLALKDYLRKYRAGVGNLTTAARADGIYTVMKPYLEALV, encoded by the coding sequence ATGCCTCTGCTCCATACCAATGTCTCCCGTCTCCTCAAGATTGCCGAAACGGGTCCGTTTCGCGCCCGGGATCTCGACCGGTACGGAATCCCAAGGGCGTATCTGAAACGGCTATCTGATCGAGGCCTGATCGAGCGCGTTGACCGGGGGCTTTACCGTTCGGCGAAGGCGCCCGCTTCCGAACTGCATACGCTTGCCGAGGCCTGCAAGCGCGTCCCGCACATGACGATCTGCCTGCTGAGTGCGCTGCAGGTACACGGTCTCACAACCGAGTCGCCGCATGCCGTTTGGGGCATGATCGAGACACGCGCCCGCACTCCGAAAGTTGCGTATCCTCCGTTGGTGATCGTACGCGCCAGCGGCTCTGCCTGGACTTATGGCGTTGAGTCGCGGACTGTTGAGGGGGCTACCGTGCGGGTCACGACGCCGGCAAAGACGGTTGCCGACTGCTTCCGGTACCGGAACGATGTTGGCCTTGAAACCGCGCTTTTGGCACTGAAGGATTATTTGAGGAAATACCGGGCCGGTGTGGGAAACCTTACCACGGCCGCCCGTGCCGATGGAATTTACACGGTAATGAAACCGTACCTGGAGGCACTCGTATGA
- a CDS encoding glutathione peroxidase, with product MMRRLAMAIAAFSLCTWSSPVSSADPVPPDAKPGFFGLETRTLEGEPVSLGQYAGKVALVVNVASRCGFTSQYAGLEKLYQDYKDRGLVVLGFPSNEFGSQEPGTPEEIRTFCERKYQVTFPMFEKVRTKPGPEQSPVYAFLTKSGEVPGWNFGKYLVGKDGQVKAYYSALTKPESGKLIKAIETELSR from the coding sequence ATGATGAGACGACTGGCCATGGCAATCGCTGCGTTTTCCCTCTGCACCTGGAGCAGTCCGGTTTCCAGTGCGGACCCGGTCCCGCCAGACGCCAAGCCGGGATTTTTTGGTCTTGAAACCCGCACGCTGGAAGGGGAGCCGGTGAGTTTGGGGCAGTATGCCGGCAAGGTCGCTCTGGTCGTGAATGTGGCGAGCAGGTGCGGGTTCACGTCCCAGTATGCGGGGCTCGAAAAGCTGTACCAGGACTACAAGGACCGGGGGCTGGTCGTCCTTGGGTTTCCGAGCAATGAGTTCGGCAGCCAGGAGCCCGGCACTCCGGAAGAAATCCGCACATTCTGCGAGCGGAAATACCAGGTGACATTCCCCATGTTCGAAAAGGTAAGGACCAAGCCCGGCCCTGAACAATCACCGGTTTATGCGTTCCTGACGAAAAGCGGAGAAGTCCCGGGCTGGAACTTCGGCAAATACCTTGTCGGCAAGGACGGGCAGGTGAAAGCCTACTATTCCGCCCTGACCAAGCCGGAATCGGGAAAACTCATTAAGGCCATAGAAACGGAACTTTCCCGGTAG
- a CDS encoding acyl-CoA dehydrogenase family protein, which yields MDFEFSEQVKTAVGMVTEFVDKELIPLEGELLARGFNAMMPVIREKQRLVRQMGLWAPGFPKDLGGLGLKVAEFAPVSEALGRSPLGHFVFWCQAPDAGNVEILHRYGTEEQKRQYLEPLIAGEIRSCFSMTEPEMPGSNPVMLETTAVKDGDSYVINGQKWFTSSADGAKFAIVMAVTNPDSPPHLRASMIIVPTDAPGFNRVRNISIMGHAGEGYASHAEILYQSCRVPVTNRLGGEGMGFVIAQDRLGPGRIHHCMRWIGICRRSLELLCARAAERRIDEDGRTLATRQTIQTWVAEAEAGIQAARLMTLHAAWKIDTQGAKAARNEISAIKFTVANTMQQIIDRAIQVHGGLGMTDDTILSYYWRHERAARIYDGADEVHKTSLGKRILDSYVKRQR from the coding sequence ATGGATTTCGAGTTTTCTGAACAGGTGAAAACCGCCGTCGGCATGGTGACGGAGTTTGTTGACAAGGAGCTGATCCCGCTCGAGGGGGAACTATTGGCGCGCGGATTCAATGCGATGATGCCGGTGATACGGGAAAAGCAGCGGCTGGTCCGGCAGATGGGGCTGTGGGCACCGGGGTTCCCGAAGGATCTGGGTGGACTGGGGCTAAAGGTCGCCGAGTTTGCGCCGGTTTCGGAAGCACTGGGCCGTAGTCCGCTCGGCCATTTCGTTTTCTGGTGCCAGGCCCCGGATGCTGGAAATGTCGAGATACTCCACCGTTACGGGACGGAGGAGCAGAAAAGACAGTATCTGGAACCGCTCATCGCGGGGGAAATCCGGAGCTGCTTTTCCATGACCGAACCGGAGATGCCCGGATCGAACCCGGTCATGCTGGAGACAACAGCTGTAAAGGATGGCGACAGCTACGTCATCAATGGACAGAAGTGGTTCACCAGTTCGGCCGATGGAGCAAAGTTTGCCATTGTCATGGCAGTCACGAACCCGGACTCTCCGCCGCACCTCAGGGCCAGCATGATCATCGTTCCGACGGATGCCCCCGGTTTCAACCGGGTGCGGAACATCTCGATCATGGGCCATGCGGGGGAAGGGTATGCAAGCCACGCTGAAATCCTGTACCAGTCCTGCCGTGTGCCGGTCACGAACCGGCTCGGTGGTGAGGGAATGGGCTTCGTGATCGCGCAGGACCGGCTCGGGCCGGGACGCATCCATCATTGCATGCGGTGGATTGGCATCTGCCGCCGGTCGCTGGAACTGTTGTGCGCGCGGGCGGCCGAACGCAGGATTGACGAAGATGGCCGGACGCTCGCGACCCGGCAGACGATCCAGACCTGGGTTGCTGAGGCGGAGGCTGGAATCCAGGCGGCCCGGCTGATGACGCTGCATGCCGCATGGAAGATCGATACTCAGGGTGCCAAGGCTGCCCGGAACGAAATATCCGCCATCAAGTTTACCGTGGCCAACACCATGCAGCAGATCATCGACCGCGCCATTCAGGTTCATGGCGGACTCGGGATGACCGATGACACCATACTGTCATATTACTGGCGGCACGAGCGGGCAGCCCGGATCTATGACGGGGCCGATGAGGTCCACAAAACGAGTCTCGGCAAGCGGATACTGGACAGTTATGTGAAAAGACAGCGGTAG